A genomic region of Miscanthus floridulus cultivar M001 chromosome 3, ASM1932011v1, whole genome shotgun sequence contains the following coding sequences:
- the LOC136545669 gene encoding NDR1/HIN1-like protein 10: protein MCCFDDCCCGGGCYDSFCDRCCPCISYDTRETIFGCCICFLVLAAVVLFVVLLAAYGFIRHVEVAVEAASLTRFALVTSPATALAYNLSLTITVRNRNWAMSIKNTEPLEANYSFDGQRFDRVKLAGEGDVHPAGKTRVYHLDSGADGAYVALGNAGVAEFGKENATGLFQVEVALAGEVRYQAHVTKCKLAATCPLKLQLAPPGTTAVVFQKVKCKLAKADKNC from the coding sequence ATGTGCTGCTTCGACgactgctgctgcggcggcggctgctaCGACTCGTTCTGCGACCGGTGCTGCCCCTGCATCTCCTACGACACGCGCGAGACCATCTTCGGCTGCTGCATCTGCTTCCTCGTGCTCGCCGCCGTCGTGCTCTTCGTCGTGCTCCTGGCCGCCTACGGGTTCATCCGCCACGTGGAGGTCGCCGTGGAGGCCGCCTCGCTGACCAGGTTCGCCCTCGTGACCTCCCCGGCCACCGCGCTCGCCTACAACCTCTCGCTCACGATCACGGTCCGCAACCGGAACTGGGCCATGAGCATCAAGAACACCGAGCCGCTGGAGGCGAACTACAGCTTCGACGGCCAGCGGTTCGACCGCGTCAAGCTCGCCGGCGAGGGGGACGTCCACCCGGCGGGCAAGACCCGCGTGTACCACCTCGACTCCGGCGCGGACGGCGCGTACGTGGCCCTGGGGAACGCCGGCGTCGCCGAGTTCGGGAAGGAGAACGCCACGGGGCTGTTCCAGGTGGAGGTGGCGCTCGCCGGCGAGGTCAGGTACCAGGCGCACGTCACCAAGTGCAAGCTGGCCGCGACGTGCCCGCTCAAGCTGCAGCTCGCGCCGCCGGGGACGACGGCCGTCGTCTTCCAGAAGGTCAAATGCAAGCTCGCCAAGGCCGACAAGAACTGCTAG